The following coding sequences lie in one Arachis ipaensis cultivar K30076 chromosome B03, Araip1.1, whole genome shotgun sequence genomic window:
- the LOC107630103 gene encoding uncharacterized protein LOC107630103: MAWRWIVRRTRESKPFFLAFATVCGVVPGVIGYGVMQATNTRNEQLESHLRRSARPESLMMGQVNKERLAEYLGELQRKENTNDRYVAALRGETLTRKPYVRIQPVPEKTDTGSSKD, encoded by the exons ATGGCGTGGAGATGGATCGTTCGAAGGACTCGCGAATCAAAACCCTTCTTCCTAGCCTTTGCCACCGTATGCGGCGTCGTTCCGGGCGTCATCGGCTACGGCGTCATGCAGGCAACCAACACCCGTAACGAACAGCTCGAATCCCACCTTCGCAGAAGTGCTCGCCCTGAATCACTG ATGATGGGACAAGTAAATAAAGAGAGACTGGCAGAATACCTTGGAGAGCTACAGCGGAAGGAGAACACGAATGATCGTTATGTTGCTGCTCTAAGAGGGGAGACTTTAACCAGAAAACCTTATGTGAGGATTCAACCGGTACCAGAGAAAACTGACACCGGCTCCAGCAAGGATTAG
- the LOC107630105 gene encoding probable serine/threonine-protein kinase abkC isoform X1 has product MSRFVCGNVRRFVRSSGQKHGFDVFNFESHHPRCSAYSTCQFFSSYSKLVHKGQTPLMYLFKLKYNNINLISKGRNIYYLPANSANYHHPQIIWSRISQMCLPPIPPPIGHIARAVSLALARSNILIPGFIAFIIEELAWTQQSWAEAESFPNRDSFYIHALDGRIYLTSAILEALEIVILFIRAIYLIVLFFPCIAMAPLVNHFGDQFRKTWIHVVRLSLEKAGPAFIKWGQWAATRPDLFPRDLCGELSEFHTKAPSHKFAYSRACVENAFGRKLTEIFENFDEEPVASGSIAQVHRATLKYKYPGQQMKPLVVAVKVRHPGVADAIRRDFIIINLIAKISCLFPNLKWLRLDESVQQFAVYMMSQVDLSREAAHLSRFIYNFRRWKDVSFPMPLYPLVHPSVLVETYEQGESVLHYVHELKGQEHIKSALAHIGTHALLKMLLVDNFIHADMHPGNILVRVAKSKLSPIGLFKSRPHVIFLDVGLTTELSKMERENLLKFFKAVALQDGRSAAESTLRLSRRQNCPDPISFTEEVEKSFEFWRSTEGERVSTADRIQQLLEHVRFYRVNLDGNVCAVMVTTLVLEGWQRKLDPEYDVMHTLQTLLFKKDDWAESMSHAIEGVVAP; this is encoded by the exons ATGTCAAG GTTTGTTTGTGGAAATGTTAGAAGGTTTGTGCGTTCTTCTGGTCAGAAACATGGCTTTGATGTATTTAATTTTGAGTCGCATCATCCAAGATGCTCCGCTTACTCAACATGCCAATTTTTCTCATCCTACAGTAAACTTGTACACAAAGGACAAACTCCGCTCATGTACCTTTTCAAATTAAAGTATAATAACATCAATCTAATTAGCAAAGGGAGAAACATCTATTACCTCCCTGCAAATAGTGCAAACTACCACCATCCTCAAATTATTTGGAGCAGGATTTCTCAAATGTGTCTCCcaccaattccaccaccaataggTCATATTGCCCGTGCAGTTAGTTTGGCATTGGCTCGATCGAATATTCTTATTCCTGGTTTCATTGCATTCATAATAGAGGAGCTTGCTTGGACACAACAATCATGGGCTGAAGCAGAATCCTTTCCAAATAGAGATTCATTTTACATACATGCACTAGATGGACGTATATATCTAACCTCAGCTATCTTAGAAGCTCTCGAGATTGTTATCTTGTTTATCAGGGCTATCTATTTAATAGTTTTATTCTTCCCCTGCATAGCTATGGCTCCTTTAGTGAACCATTTTGGTGATCAGTTTAGGAAAACATGGATTCATGTTGTTCGCCTTTCACTTGAAAAGGCCGGGCCAGCATTTATTAAATGGGGTCAATGGGCTGCAACCAGACCAGATCTCTTCCCTAGGGATCTCTGTGGAGAACTTTCAGAATTTCACACCAAAGCACCGTCACACAAATTTGCTTATAGCAGAGCATGCGTTGAAAATGCATTTGGGCGCAAGTTGACGgaaatatttgaaaattttgatgAGGAACCAGTAGCATCAGGTAGCATTGCTCAAGTTCATCGAGCTACTCTAAAATACAAATACCCAGGCCAGCAAATGAAACCTCTTGTAGTGGCAGTGAAGGTCCGACATCCAGGGGTTGCTGATGCGATTAGAAGGGATTTCATCATCATCAATCTAATTGCTAAGATTTCATGTTTATTCCCTAATTTGAAGTGGTTGAGATTAGATGAAAGTGTGCAACAATTTGCTGTTTATATGATGTCTCAGGTTGATCTTTCAAGGGAAGCAGCACATCTTAGTCGTTTTATCTATAATTTCCGCCGATGGAAAGATGTTTCATTCCCAATGCCTCTATACCCCCTAGTGCACCCATCTGTTTTGGTGGAAACCTATGAACAAGGTGAAAGTGTTTTGCACTATGTTCACGAGCTTAAAGGCCAGGAGCATATCAAAAGTGCCCTAGCTCATATTGGAACACATGCTCTTTTAAAGATGCTTTTG GTGGATAATTTTATTCATGCTGACATGCATCCAGGAAATATTCTTGTCCGTGTTGCAAAAAGCAAACTATCACCTATAGGACTCTTTAAGTCAAGGCCCCATGTCATTTTCCTTGATGTAGGCCTTACTACTGAACTTTCTAAAATGGAGCGGGAAAATTTACTGAAATTTTTTAAGGCTGTTGCTCTTCAAGATGGCCGCAGTGCTGCGGAATCTACTCTTAGGTTATCAAGACGACAAAATTGTCCAGACCCCATATCTTTCACTGAG GAGGTGGAGAAATCATTTGAGTTCTGGAGATCCACAGAAGGTGAAAGAGTCAGCACAGCTGACCGTATACAACAGTTGCTTGAGCATGTTAGGTTCTATAGAGTCAATTTGGATGGCAATGTCTGTGCTGTGATGGTGACCACATTGGTTCTGGAG GGTTGGCAGCGGAAGCTTGATCCGGAATATGACGTGATGCATACTTTGCAGACACTCCTATTTAAAAAAGACGACTGGGCAGAGTCTATGTCTCATGCCATTGAAGGAGTGGTAGCTCCGTAA
- the LOC110270073 gene encoding uncharacterized protein LOC110270073, translated as MEVSLKSRSIKSRSRSVRGCMFHCFRPDSFLDDDVSFDYATPSQKAENGDPLLGYIAVAEKQGVVLPKLLSSAWNSVKHVGSGDGGGGDEVSGFRARMKGRNGSFRHVFMAALNETALGRKIKRRRRRKKERLLAKSSTISNPEQQYYSDKISEQERRMRVQTYSCTSNSSRNSSLFTPTSISSTSKNSTSSWGTQASTSSSEQNGTLIRSSLPLNGTWELATAKRKQEEIVVIGNSSRKKGFSGGFNNMNMWLFMTCSLTVLILCGKFCAILCTSIGLFVVSPHRKRRKCNGGCLCEETDLDSAEHKKKIIMEGMLDRRSSNSRS; from the exons ATGGAAGTTTCTTTGAAGAGTAGGTCCATCAAGAGCAGAAGCAGAAGCGTAAGAGGCTGTATGTTCCATTGTTTCAGGCCGGATAGCTTCCTCGACGACGACGTTTCTTTCGATTATGCAACGCCGAGTCAAAAAGCCGAAAATGGAGATCCACTTCTCGGTTACATTGCCGTGGCAGAGAAGCAAGGCGTCGTGTTGCCCAAGTTATTATCGTCGGCCTGGAACTCGGTGAAACATGTTGGTAGCGGTGACGGCGGTGGCGGTGATGAAGTAAGTGGATTTCGTGCCAGAATGAAAGGCAGGAATGGTTCTTTTCGGCATGTATTCATGGCGGCTTTAAATGAGACAGCATTG GGAAGGAAGATTaaaagaaggcgaagaagaaagaaggaaaggttATTAGCCAAATCTTCAACCATAAGCAACCCAGAACAACAGTACTATAGTGATAAAATCTCGGAACAAGAACGCAGAATGAGGGTCCAAACCTACTCATGTACTTCCAATTCTTCTCGTAATTCATCTTTATTCACTCCAACATCTATATCATCAACAAGTAAAAACTCAACCAGTTCATGGGGCACTCAAGCTTCGACCTCCTCCTCAGAACAAAATGGCACACTGATAAGATCATCGTTGCCATTGAATGGAACTTGGGAACTAGCAACAGCGAAACGAAAGCAGGAGGAAATAGTTGTTATTGGAAATAGTAGTAGGAAGAAAGGGTTTAGTGGCGGTTTCAACAATATGAACATGTGGTTGTTTATGACTTGTAGCCTTACGGTGTTGATTCTGTGTGGTAAGTTTTGTGCTATACTGTGTACCTCAATTGGGTTGTTTGTGGTGTCGCCACATCGGAAAAGAAGGAAATGCAATGGGGGTTGTCTCTGTGAAGAGACTGATCTTGATTCTGCTGAGCATAAGAAGAAGATTATTATGGAAGGTATGCTTGATAGGAGAAGTAGCAATAGCCGCTCCTAA
- the LOC107630105 gene encoding probable serine/threonine-protein kinase abkC isoform X2, with translation MYLFKLKYNNINLISKGRNIYYLPANSANYHHPQIIWSRISQMCLPPIPPPIGHIARAVSLALARSNILIPGFIAFIIEELAWTQQSWAEAESFPNRDSFYIHALDGRIYLTSAILEALEIVILFIRAIYLIVLFFPCIAMAPLVNHFGDQFRKTWIHVVRLSLEKAGPAFIKWGQWAATRPDLFPRDLCGELSEFHTKAPSHKFAYSRACVENAFGRKLTEIFENFDEEPVASGSIAQVHRATLKYKYPGQQMKPLVVAVKVRHPGVADAIRRDFIIINLIAKISCLFPNLKWLRLDESVQQFAVYMMSQVDLSREAAHLSRFIYNFRRWKDVSFPMPLYPLVHPSVLVETYEQGESVLHYVHELKGQEHIKSALAHIGTHALLKMLLVDNFIHADMHPGNILVRVAKSKLSPIGLFKSRPHVIFLDVGLTTELSKMERENLLKFFKAVALQDGRSAAESTLRLSRRQNCPDPISFTEEVEKSFEFWRSTEGERVSTADRIQQLLEHVRFYRVNLDGNVCAVMVTTLVLEGWQRKLDPEYDVMHTLQTLLFKKDDWAESMSHAIEGVVAP, from the exons ATGTACCTTTTCAAATTAAAGTATAATAACATCAATCTAATTAGCAAAGGGAGAAACATCTATTACCTCCCTGCAAATAGTGCAAACTACCACCATCCTCAAATTATTTGGAGCAGGATTTCTCAAATGTGTCTCCcaccaattccaccaccaataggTCATATTGCCCGTGCAGTTAGTTTGGCATTGGCTCGATCGAATATTCTTATTCCTGGTTTCATTGCATTCATAATAGAGGAGCTTGCTTGGACACAACAATCATGGGCTGAAGCAGAATCCTTTCCAAATAGAGATTCATTTTACATACATGCACTAGATGGACGTATATATCTAACCTCAGCTATCTTAGAAGCTCTCGAGATTGTTATCTTGTTTATCAGGGCTATCTATTTAATAGTTTTATTCTTCCCCTGCATAGCTATGGCTCCTTTAGTGAACCATTTTGGTGATCAGTTTAGGAAAACATGGATTCATGTTGTTCGCCTTTCACTTGAAAAGGCCGGGCCAGCATTTATTAAATGGGGTCAATGGGCTGCAACCAGACCAGATCTCTTCCCTAGGGATCTCTGTGGAGAACTTTCAGAATTTCACACCAAAGCACCGTCACACAAATTTGCTTATAGCAGAGCATGCGTTGAAAATGCATTTGGGCGCAAGTTGACGgaaatatttgaaaattttgatgAGGAACCAGTAGCATCAGGTAGCATTGCTCAAGTTCATCGAGCTACTCTAAAATACAAATACCCAGGCCAGCAAATGAAACCTCTTGTAGTGGCAGTGAAGGTCCGACATCCAGGGGTTGCTGATGCGATTAGAAGGGATTTCATCATCATCAATCTAATTGCTAAGATTTCATGTTTATTCCCTAATTTGAAGTGGTTGAGATTAGATGAAAGTGTGCAACAATTTGCTGTTTATATGATGTCTCAGGTTGATCTTTCAAGGGAAGCAGCACATCTTAGTCGTTTTATCTATAATTTCCGCCGATGGAAAGATGTTTCATTCCCAATGCCTCTATACCCCCTAGTGCACCCATCTGTTTTGGTGGAAACCTATGAACAAGGTGAAAGTGTTTTGCACTATGTTCACGAGCTTAAAGGCCAGGAGCATATCAAAAGTGCCCTAGCTCATATTGGAACACATGCTCTTTTAAAGATGCTTTTG GTGGATAATTTTATTCATGCTGACATGCATCCAGGAAATATTCTTGTCCGTGTTGCAAAAAGCAAACTATCACCTATAGGACTCTTTAAGTCAAGGCCCCATGTCATTTTCCTTGATGTAGGCCTTACTACTGAACTTTCTAAAATGGAGCGGGAAAATTTACTGAAATTTTTTAAGGCTGTTGCTCTTCAAGATGGCCGCAGTGCTGCGGAATCTACTCTTAGGTTATCAAGACGACAAAATTGTCCAGACCCCATATCTTTCACTGAG GAGGTGGAGAAATCATTTGAGTTCTGGAGATCCACAGAAGGTGAAAGAGTCAGCACAGCTGACCGTATACAACAGTTGCTTGAGCATGTTAGGTTCTATAGAGTCAATTTGGATGGCAATGTCTGTGCTGTGATGGTGACCACATTGGTTCTGGAG GGTTGGCAGCGGAAGCTTGATCCGGAATATGACGTGATGCATACTTTGCAGACACTCCTATTTAAAAAAGACGACTGGGCAGAGTCTATGTCTCATGCCATTGAAGGAGTGGTAGCTCCGTAA